A DNA window from Camelina sativa cultivar DH55 chromosome 17, Cs, whole genome shotgun sequence contains the following coding sequences:
- the LOC104760031 gene encoding agamous-like MADS-box protein AGL75, which produces MRPSSSKSSSSYSLTSTSLSNRLLTIFRKAEQLSVLCQIDVCVIYYGPEGDLKTFPNEKEKVRNMAMRYSRLNESLRSKKRTHLSEFLEENPNKRMKTSPSPEKKNVDVLKYPISDHYSPDQISQLIQSLELNLSTSQQRLRFLLESHDKRKLLDHHHQSLASSSSQNHQTQSLNPSQQFSLLVYNHGDNTFSQIPVSASNLSQDLSALLQES; this is translated from the coding sequence ATGCGACCCTCTTCGTCTAAgtcgtcttcttcttactcCCTAACGTCAACGAGTTTGAGCAATAGACTCCTAACAATCTTTAGGAAAGCAGAACAACTCTCTGTCTTGTGTCAAATTGATGTGTGCGTTATCTACTACGGACCTGAAGGAGACCTAAAAACGTTTCCAAACGAGAAAGAGAAGGTGAGAAACATGGCTATGAGGTACAGTCGGCTAAACGAATCCTTGAGAAGCAAAAAACGCACACATCTTTCTGAGTTCCTTGAGGAGAATCCGAACAAGAGGATGAAGACGAGTCCGAGtccggagaagaagaatgtgGATGTATTGAAGTATCCAATCTCTGATCACTACTCTCCCGACCAAATCTCCCAATTGATTCAGTCCTTGGAACTCAATCTCTCTACGTCCCAACAAAGGCTTCGATTTCTTCTTGAGTCGCACGACAAACGCAAACTACTCGACCATCATCATCAGAGTTTAGCTTCATCATCCTCTCAGAATCATCAGACCCAGTCTTTGAACCCTAGCCAGCAGTTCTCGCTACTGGTGTATAACCATGGAGACAATACTTTCTCTCAGATCCCAGTCTCTGCATCAAATCTCAGTCAGGATCTCTCAGCGCTACTTCAAGAATCT
- the LOC104758794 gene encoding PRA1 family protein F2-like gives MTNYGAIPTSSHPLPAIDLEYISRAKHRIKSGLATRRPWKSMFDFESMTVPHGFFDAVSRIKTNLGYFRANYAIGVLFILFLSLLYHPTSLIVLSILVVFWIFLYFLRDEPLVVFGYQIDDRTVMIGLSVLTIVMLLLTHATWNIIGSLLTAAVLLLIHAAVRRSDNLFLDEEAAAVTESSGLMSYPSS, from the coding sequence ATGACCAACTACGGAGCGATTCCGACGTCGTCACATCCATTGCCGGCAATAGATCTCGAATACATCTCACGCGCCAAACACCGTATAAAATCCGGTCTCGCCACGCGCCGCCCATGGAAATCGATGTTCGATTTCGAATCCATGACCGTCCCTCACGGTTTCTTCGATGCGGTCTCGAGGATCAAGACGAACCTCGGCTACTTCAGAGCAAACTACGCCATCGGAGtcctcttcatcctcttccTTAGCCTTCTCTACCACCCGACCTCGTTAATCGTGTTATCCATCTTGGTCGTCTTCTGGATCTTTCTCTACTTCCTCCGCGACGAGCCTCTTGTGGTTTTCGGTTACCAGATCGACGATCGTACGGTTATGATCGGTTTATCGGTTCTGACGATCGTGATGCTTTTGCTGACTCACGCTACTTGGAATATCATCGGTTCGTTGTTAACCGCCGCCGTGTTGTTGCTGATTCACGCGGCGGTTAGGAGAAGTgataatttgtttcttgatgaGGAAGCTGCGGCGGTCACTGAATCTTCAGGGCTCATGTCATACCCTTCCTCATAA
- the LOC104758793 gene encoding inactive protein kinase SELMODRAFT_444075-like isoform X2 has product MILQLHDVYDPNKVNVRIKIVSGSPCGAVAAEAKKSQANWVVLDKHLKHEEKRCLDELQCNIVAMKRSEAKVLRLNLVGSPTKEPELASEKKKNRLLDSVKGVVTTTPMSSPEVETSFTGTEAGTSSVSSSDLGTSSPFFSVEVKKDETLAIKENESDSDSESENVSLPSTSLRFQPWISEYLGTRRLSLQESEESLWKTDDKTAQVSTKKALLEKISKLDDGEEEEAMSSKRSDLEEFSGNLRETISLPRNAPPVPPPLCSICQHKTPVFGKPPRFFSYKELDLATNGFSRANFLAEGGFGSVHRGVLPEGQIVAVKQHKLASTQGDVEFCSEVEVLSCAQHRNVVMLIGFCIEEGRRLLVYEYICNGSLDSHLYGRHKDALGWPARQKIAVGAARGLRYLHEECRVGCIVHRDMRPNNILITHDYEPLVGDFGLARWQPDGELGVDTRVIGTFGYLAPEYTQSGQITEKADVYSFGVVLIELITGRKAMDIYRPKGQQCLTEWARSLLEEYAVEELVDPRLEKRYSETEVICMIHTASLCIRRDPHLRPRMSQVLRLLEGDMVMNEITGRFSGRLSIERGQRDHM; this is encoded by the exons GTGTTTAGATGAGCTACAATGCAACATTGTGGCAATGAAGCGTTCTGAGGCAAAAGTTCTGCGCTTGAACTTGGTTGGGTCACCAACAAAGGAACCAGAATTAGCatctgaaaagaagaaaaacaggtTGTTAGATTCTGTTAAAGGGGTAGTTACAACAACACCAATGAGCAGTCCTGAGGTTGAGACATCATTCACAGGAACAGAAGCTGGGACTTCATCAGTTTCTAGCTCTGACCTCGGAACATCATCGCCTTTTTTCTCAGTGGAAGTGAAAAAGGATGAAACTTTAGCCATCAAAGAGAATGAATCCGATTCTGATTCAGAGAGTGAAAATGTATCACTACCTTCCACTAGTTTGAGATTCCAGCCATGGATATCTGAATATCTTGGCACTCGTCGCCTCTCATTGCAGGAATCTGAGGAGAGTCTGTGGAAAACTGATGATAAGACTGCTCAAGTATCTACTAAAAAGGCTTTACTTGAGAAAATCTCTAAGcttgatgatggagaagaagaagaagctatgtCAAGTAAAAGAAGTGACTTGGAGGAGTTCAGTGGAAACTTAAGAGAAACGATTTCGCTACCACGAAATGCTCCTCCTGTGCCGCCACCACTCTGTTCTATCTGTCAGCACAAAACGCCTGTATTTGGAAAACCGCCGAGGTTTTTCTCATACAAAGAGCTAGACCTTGCAACAAATGGGTTTTCACGAGCTAATTTCTTGGCAGAAGGTGGATTTGGATCAGTTCATAGAGGTGTATTACCTGAAGGCCAGATTGTAGCAGTGAAGCAACACAAACTAGCTAGTACACAAGGAGATGTAGAGTTTTGCTCAGAAGTAGAAGTTTTGAGCTGTGCTCAGCATCGAAACGTAGTAATGTTGATAGGTTTTTGCATCGAAGAAGGCAGAAGACTCTTGGTCTATGAATACATATGCAATGGATCATTAGACTCTCATCTATACG GTCGACATAAAGACGCTTTGGGATGGCCTGCAAGGCAGAAAATAGCGGTTGGAGCAGCTCGAGGTCTTCGATATCTACATGAAGAGTGTAGAGTGGGTTGCATTGTTCACAGAGACATGAGGCCTAACAATATACTAATCACTCATGACTATGAACCACTG GTTGGAGATTTTGGTTTAGCGCGGTGGCAGCCTGATGGTGAGCTCGGTGTAGATACGCGTGTGATAGGAACTTTCGg CTATTTGGCTCCAGAGTATACTCAAAGTGGACAAATAACAGAGAAAGCTGATGTTTACTCGTTTGGGGTTGTATTAATTGAGCTAATCACGGGTCGTAAAGCAATGGATATTTACAGACCAAAGGGACAACAATGTTTAACTGAATGG GCAAGGTCTTTATTAGAAGAGTATGCGGTTGAGGAACTGGTTGATCCTAGGCTTGAGAAGAGATATTCAGAAACAGAAGTCATCTGCATGATTCATACAGCTTCATTGTGTATACGTAGAGACCCACATTTGCGTCCTCGTATGTCTCAG GTGTTGCGTCTATTGGAAGGAGATATGGTAATGAATGAAATCACAGGGAGGTTTAGTGGAAGATTATCAATTGAGAGAGGTCAGAGAGATCATATGTAA
- the LOC104760032 gene encoding agamous-like MADS-box protein AGL75 encodes STSLSNRLLTIFRKAEQLSVLCQIDVCVIYYGPEGDLKTFPNEKEKVRNMAMRYSRLNESLRSKKRTHLSEFLEENPNKRMKTSPSPEKKNVDVLKYPISDHYSPDQISQLIQSLELNLSTSQQRLRFLLESHDKRKLLDHHHQSLASSSSQNHQTQSLNPSQQFSLLVYNHGDNTFSQIPVSASNLSQDLSALLQESHLKNQLMKQELSDYDQNICMSDITNNSFQHPCVSETDHYSGVQESVNNFGMQKEFYGYDKNMSSMGNINSSSFQHPCVSNTEVVQESMNNYGMNQLMQKQFYGCDQNMSSMGNSGLMQHEVYGYDQNL; translated from the coding sequence TCAACGAGTTTGAGCAATAGACTCCTAACAATCTTTAGGAAAGCAGAACAACTCTCTGTCTTGTGTCAAATTGATGTGTGCGTTATCTACTACGGACCTGAAGGAGACCTAAAAACGTTTCCAAACGAGAAAGAGAAGGTGAGAAACATGGCTATGAGGTACAGTCGGCTAAACGAATCCTTGAGAAGCAAAAAACGCACACATCTTTCTGAGTTCCTTGAGGAGAATCCGAACAAGAGGATGAAGACGAGTCCGAGtccggagaagaagaatgtgGATGTATTGAAGTATCCAATCTCTGATCACTACTCTCCCGACCAAATCTCCCAATTGATTCAGTCCTTGGAACTCAATCTCTCTACGTCCCAACAAAGGCTTCGATTTCTTCTTGAGTCGCACGACAAACGCAAACTACTCGACCATCATCATCAGAGTTTAGCTTCATCATCCTCTCAGAATCATCAGACCCAGTCTTTGAACCCTAGCCAGCAGTTCTCGCTACTGGTGTATAACCATGGAGACAATACTTTCTCTCAGATCCCAGTCTCTGCATCAAATCTCAGTCAGGATCTCTCAGCGCTACTTCAAGAATCTCATCTGAAAAATCAGTTAATGAAGCAGGAGCTCTCTGATTATGATCAGAACATATGCATGAGCGACATCACCAACAACAGTTTTCAACATCCTTGCGTCTCAGAAACGGATCATTACTCAGGGGTACAAGAATCTGTAAACAACTTTGGGATGCAGAAGGAGTTTTATGGCTATGATAAAAACATGTCTAGTATGGGTAACATCAATAGCAGCAGCTTTCAACATCCTTGCGTCTCAAACACAGAAGTAGTACAAGAATCTATGAATAACTATGGGATGAATCAGTTGATGCAGAAGCAGTTTTATGGTTGTGATCAGAACATGTCTAGTATGGGTAACTCTGGGTTGATGCAGCATGAAGTTTATGGTTATGATCAGAATCTGTGA